A single Streptomyces mirabilis DNA region contains:
- the lipB gene encoding lipoyl(octanoyl) transferase LipB: MSELRFVRMGFGAEAVEYQEAWDEQRRVHAARFLDEVPDTCLLLEHPPVYTAGRRTADSERPLDGTPVVDVDRGGKITWHGPGQLVGYPIQKLPRPVDVVAHLRRLEEVMIRVCAEFGVETSRVEGRAGVWVLGDPVASRPSLGGLSLDFDPRLTDEEFDPRLNGPEYAPSNAGQRREDRKICAMGIRVAKGVTMHGFALNVNPDTSSFDKIIPCGIRDAGVTSLAYELGRDVTIAEVLPVAEKHLRDVLENADLRPREVERASA; this comes from the coding sequence GTGAGTGAGTTGCGGTTCGTCCGCATGGGATTCGGTGCCGAGGCCGTGGAGTACCAAGAGGCCTGGGACGAGCAGCGCCGCGTGCATGCCGCCCGTTTCCTGGACGAGGTCCCCGACACCTGTCTGCTCCTGGAGCACCCGCCGGTCTACACGGCGGGCCGGCGTACGGCGGACAGCGAACGGCCCCTCGACGGCACCCCCGTGGTCGACGTTGACCGCGGCGGCAAGATCACCTGGCACGGGCCCGGGCAGCTCGTGGGCTACCCGATCCAGAAGCTGCCGCGCCCGGTGGACGTGGTGGCGCACCTGCGGCGGCTGGAAGAGGTCATGATCCGGGTCTGCGCCGAGTTCGGCGTCGAGACCAGCCGGGTGGAGGGCCGGGCGGGCGTCTGGGTCCTGGGCGACCCCGTCGCCTCGCGCCCCTCCCTCGGCGGGCTCTCCCTCGACTTCGACCCGCGGCTGACGGACGAGGAGTTCGACCCCCGTCTGAACGGGCCCGAGTACGCGCCCTCCAACGCCGGGCAGCGGCGCGAGGACCGGAAGATCTGCGCCATGGGGATCCGGGTCGCCAAGGGCGTCACCATGCACGGCTTCGCCCTGAATGTGAATCCGGACACATCCTCCTTCGACAAGATCATCCCGTGTGGGATCCGGGACGCGGGGGTGACGTCCCTGGCGTACGAGCTGGGGCGCGACGTCACCATCGCCGAGGTCCTGCCGGTCGCCGAGAAGCACCTCCGCGACGTCCTGGAGAACGCGGACCTGCGCCCCCGCGAGGTCGAACGGGCCTCGG
- a CDS encoding helix-turn-helix transcriptional regulator: protein MRAARLIKMVLLLQSRPSMTAAELARELEVSERTITRDAQALSEAGVPVYADRGRAGGYRLIGGYRTRLTGLARTEAEALFLSGVPGALRDMGLQDAASAARLKVSAALLPSLRDASRAAGQRFHLDAPAWFNEPETPELLPAVAEAVWDDRRITAGYRRGTAEVERVLEPYGLVLKAGVWYLCARVPEPGSAGSGPFRVYRIDRFTEVKPATECFTREDGFDLPGFWAERAEQFARSILRAEAVVRLSPEGVRRLPYVVDPASAREALGECGAPDGRGWVTVVLPVESEEVAHGQLTGLGPEVEVVSPAALRDRFAGDAVRLAALYR, encoded by the coding sequence ATGCGTGCTGCCCGCCTGATCAAGATGGTGCTGCTGCTCCAGTCGCGGCCGTCGATGACCGCCGCGGAGCTGGCGCGGGAGCTGGAGGTGTCCGAACGGACGATCACGCGGGACGCGCAGGCACTGTCGGAGGCGGGGGTTCCGGTGTACGCGGACCGGGGCAGGGCGGGGGGCTACCGCCTGATCGGCGGCTACCGCACCCGGCTGACGGGCCTGGCCCGGACGGAGGCGGAGGCGCTGTTCCTGAGCGGGGTGCCGGGGGCCCTGCGGGACATGGGTCTGCAGGACGCGGCCTCCGCCGCGCGCCTGAAGGTGTCCGCCGCCCTCCTCCCCTCCCTGCGGGACGCCTCGCGGGCGGCGGGACAGCGGTTCCATCTGGACGCGCCCGCGTGGTTCAACGAGCCCGAGACGCCCGAGCTGCTGCCCGCGGTCGCGGAGGCGGTCTGGGACGACCGCCGGATCACCGCGGGGTACCGGCGCGGGACGGCCGAGGTGGAGCGGGTGCTCGAACCGTACGGGCTCGTGCTGAAGGCGGGCGTCTGGTACCTGTGCGCGCGGGTGCCCGAGCCCGGGTCCGCCGGATCCGGCCCCTTCCGGGTCTACCGGATCGACCGCTTCACGGAGGTGAAGCCCGCCACGGAGTGCTTCACCCGGGAGGACGGGTTCGACCTGCCCGGGTTCTGGGCGGAGCGGGCCGAGCAGTTCGCACGGTCCATCCTGCGGGCGGAGGCCGTCGTACGGCTGTCTCCGGAGGGCGTGAGGAGACTTCCGTACGTCGTCGACCCCGCGTCGGCGAGAGAGGCGCTGGGCGAGTGCGGCGCCCCTGACGGGCGGGGCTGGGTGACGGTCGTCCTCCCCGTCGAGTCCGAGGAGGTCGCCCATGGGCAACTGACGGGGCTCGGGCCCGAGGTGGAGGTGGTCTCCCCCGCGGCGCTGCGGGACCGTTTCGCGGGGGATGCGGTGCGGCTGGCGGCGCTGTACCGGTGA
- a CDS encoding TIGR01777 family oxidoreductase, with protein sequence MNDSPLAPDSRRSRIAIAGASGLIGSALARSLTADGHEVVRLVRRAPRGTDELRWDPDGQRMDAAGLAGCAAVVNLAGAGVASRRWTAAYKRKILDSRVRGTATLAAAVASLDERPGVFVNGSAIGFYGETGDRVVDESAPPGAGFLPSVCVAWEGAAAPAREAGVRTVFARTGLVVAREGGAWGKLFPLFKAGLGGRMGDGRQYWSYISLHDEVAAIRHLIDTSSLSGPVNLTAPTPLTNREITEAMGRVLHRPTVFPTPAPLLRLALGDMSGDILGSQRVHPTRLLSSGFTFAFPSIEGALRAALH encoded by the coding sequence ATGAACGACTCACCGCTCGCTCCGGATTCCCGTAGGTCCCGTATCGCGATCGCCGGTGCGTCCGGCCTGATCGGTTCGGCGCTGGCGCGCTCCCTGACCGCGGACGGACACGAGGTGGTCCGCCTCGTACGGCGTGCGCCCCGCGGGACGGACGAGCTGCGGTGGGACCCGGACGGGCAGCGGATGGACGCCGCGGGGCTCGCCGGGTGCGCGGCGGTGGTCAACCTCGCGGGGGCGGGGGTCGCTTCGCGGCGGTGGACGGCGGCGTACAAGCGGAAGATCCTGGACAGCCGGGTGCGGGGGACGGCGACGCTGGCCGCGGCGGTGGCCTCCCTCGACGAACGGCCGGGGGTGTTCGTCAACGGGAGTGCGATCGGGTTCTACGGCGAGACGGGCGACCGGGTGGTGGACGAGTCGGCGCCGCCCGGGGCGGGTTTCCTTCCCTCCGTGTGCGTGGCGTGGGAGGGGGCGGCGGCACCGGCGCGGGAGGCGGGTGTCCGTACCGTCTTCGCCCGTACGGGGCTGGTGGTGGCCCGTGAGGGCGGGGCGTGGGGGAAGCTGTTTCCGCTCTTCAAGGCGGGGCTCGGTGGGCGGATGGGGGACGGCCGCCAGTACTGGAGCTACATCTCCCTCCATGACGAGGTGGCCGCGATCCGGCATCTCATCGACACGTCGTCGCTGTCCGGGCCGGTGAACCTCACCGCGCCGACGCCCCTCACCAACCGGGAGATCACCGAGGCGATGGGGCGCGTCCTGCACCGGCCCACCGTCTTCCCCACCCCGGCCCCCCTCCTCCGGCTCGCCCTCGGCGACATGTCCGGCGACATCCTCGGCAGCCAACGCGTCCACCCCACCCGTCTGCTGTCCTCCGGCTTCACCTTCGCCTTCCCGTCGATCGAGGGGGCGTTGCGAGCGGCGCTGCACTGA
- a CDS encoding GNAT family N-acetyltransferase has product MPAPHIRIATLDDEDALGRLDRATWSTLHAVMPRPQPPYEPFYNERFGPRDHHVAELDGVLVGYIKLGCPTPLACNSHVRQIQGLAVAEEARGTGVGRALLRAVQDEARRQGARRITLRVLGHNAPARKLYESEGFEVEGVLPEEFLLDGEYVDDVFMGRFL; this is encoded by the coding sequence ATGCCGGCACCGCACATACGCATCGCCACCCTCGACGACGAGGACGCGCTCGGTCGTCTCGACCGCGCCACCTGGTCCACCCTGCACGCTGTCATGCCGCGCCCCCAGCCGCCGTACGAACCCTTCTACAACGAGCGGTTCGGCCCCCGGGACCATCACGTGGCCGAACTCGACGGCGTCCTCGTCGGCTACATCAAGCTGGGCTGTCCCACGCCCCTCGCCTGCAACTCCCACGTCCGGCAGATCCAGGGACTCGCCGTCGCCGAGGAGGCGCGCGGCACGGGCGTCGGACGGGCGCTGCTGCGGGCCGTGCAGGACGAGGCGCGACGGCAGGGCGCCCGGCGGATCACGCTGCGCGTCCTCGGGCACAACGCCCCGGCACGGAAGCTGTACGAGTCCGAGGGCTTCGAGGTGGAGGGCGTCCTGCCCGAGGAGTTCCTGCTCGACGGCGAGTACGTCGACGACGTGTTCATGGGCCGCTTTCTCTGA
- a CDS encoding DUF4240 domain-containing protein produces MDETEFWELVDTTREAVEGDPEDHADLLVERLVQLDPDAVLDFARHFEARYNRAYRWDLWGAAWILLDGVSDDAFDFFRCWLIGQGREVFEGAMHDPDALADLLDDFDEDLDGDGEELGYAADEAYEQLTGVVAPDLGIPPASPEPEGTPLDFENESVLAERYPKLWERFRD; encoded by the coding sequence ATGGACGAGACGGAGTTCTGGGAGCTGGTGGACACGACCCGCGAGGCCGTCGAGGGCGACCCCGAGGACCACGCCGACCTGCTCGTCGAGCGGCTCGTCCAGCTGGACCCGGACGCCGTGCTCGACTTCGCCCGTCACTTCGAGGCCCGCTACAACCGCGCCTACCGCTGGGATCTGTGGGGTGCGGCGTGGATTCTGCTCGACGGGGTGAGCGACGACGCGTTCGACTTCTTCCGGTGCTGGCTGATCGGCCAGGGCCGGGAGGTCTTCGAGGGCGCGATGCACGATCCCGACGCGCTCGCCGATCTCCTGGACGACTTCGACGAGGATCTCGACGGGGACGGTGAGGAGCTCGGGTATGCCGCGGACGAGGCGTACGAGCAGCTGACCGGGGTCGTCGCGCCGGACCTGGGCATTCCGCCGGCGTCGCCCGAGCCGGAGGGTACGCCGCTCGACTTCGAGAACGAGTCCGTGCTGGCCGAGCGCTATCCCAAGCTGTGGGAGCGCTTCAGAGACTGA
- a CDS encoding regulator: MTERPAQRTPNRQLAALIAEAGFSNAGLARRVDQLGLEHGLDLRYDKTSVTRWLRGQQPRGTTPALIAEVFTRRLGRRLTAQDLGLDACAPVYAGLEFAATPEEAVDIVSGLWRKDSGSHAELRKIAFTPAGLVVPSRDWLIGRADDRVSRGDQAAARIPAQGRPGVPRQRSQTERGPGQKVTGGDIAALRSVGELFRALDHAYGGGHARQALVRYLEHEAEPMLRGVYGEQTGRRLFAAAADLTRLAGWTSYDIAAHGLAQRYFVQALRLSQAAGDRAYGSYVLVTMSRQAVYLGHGREAVQLARVAQQGVGSSVPPVVQALLHSVEARGHGVLGEVRACTASLVRAERALESARPGDEAPHWARFFDEAQLADEFGHCHRDLQQYRAAAQHAERSLQLRAPGFARSRLFCRVVLASARLGLGELDQACLLGAEAAGQAAEMRSVRAVEYVRDFERRLEPYRDAAPVRGYRDRVAALG, translated from the coding sequence ATGACGGAACGACCCGCGCAGCGCACGCCCAATCGCCAGCTCGCCGCGCTCATCGCAGAAGCGGGGTTCTCCAACGCAGGTCTCGCCCGTCGCGTGGACCAGCTCGGCCTCGAACACGGACTTGACCTGAGATATGACAAGACATCGGTGACGCGGTGGCTGCGCGGGCAGCAGCCCCGCGGCACCACACCCGCCCTCATCGCCGAGGTGTTCACGCGGCGCCTCGGCCGGCGCCTCACCGCGCAGGACCTCGGGCTCGACGCCTGCGCACCCGTCTACGCGGGCCTCGAGTTCGCCGCGACCCCAGAGGAGGCCGTAGACATCGTCAGCGGGCTGTGGCGCAAGGACTCCGGCAGCCACGCCGAGCTACGCAAGATCGCCTTCACCCCGGCGGGGCTCGTCGTCCCCAGCCGCGACTGGCTGATCGGACGGGCCGACGACCGGGTGAGCCGCGGCGACCAGGCCGCCGCGCGCATCCCCGCCCAGGGGCGCCCCGGGGTCCCCCGCCAGCGCAGCCAGACCGAACGCGGCCCCGGCCAGAAGGTCACCGGCGGGGACATCGCCGCCCTGCGCTCGGTGGGCGAACTGTTCCGCGCCCTCGACCACGCCTACGGCGGCGGCCACGCCCGCCAGGCCCTGGTCCGCTACCTGGAGCACGAGGCCGAGCCCATGCTGCGCGGCGTGTACGGCGAGCAGACCGGGCGGCGCCTGTTCGCGGCCGCCGCCGACCTCACCCGCCTCGCCGGCTGGACCTCGTACGACATCGCGGCGCACGGGCTCGCGCAGCGCTACTTCGTGCAGGCGCTGCGGCTGTCGCAGGCGGCCGGCGACCGGGCGTACGGCTCGTACGTCCTGGTCACCATGAGCCGGCAGGCGGTCTACCTCGGCCACGGGCGCGAGGCCGTGCAGCTCGCCCGGGTCGCGCAGCAGGGCGTCGGCTCGTCCGTGCCGCCCGTCGTCCAGGCGCTGCTGCACTCCGTGGAGGCGCGCGGGCACGGCGTACTCGGGGAGGTGCGGGCCTGCACGGCGTCGCTGGTGCGCGCCGAGCGGGCCCTCGAATCCGCCCGGCCGGGGGACGAGGCCCCGCACTGGGCGCGGTTCTTCGACGAGGCGCAGCTTGCCGACGAGTTCGGTCACTGCCACCGGGATCTGCAGCAGTACCGGGCCGCGGCGCAGCACGCCGAGCGCTCGCTGCAGTTGCGGGCGCCCGGCTTCGCGCGCAGCCGGCTGTTCTGCCGGGTGGTGCTCGCCTCGGCACGGCTCGGGCTCGGGGAGCTCGACCAGGCCTGCCTGTTGGGCGCCGAGGCCGCGGGGCAGGCGGCGGAGATGCGGTCGGTCCGGGCCGTCGAGTACGTACGGGACTTCGAGCGGCGGCTCGAACCGTACCGGGACGCGGCACCCGTACGGGGCTACCGGGACCGGGTGGCGGCCCTGGGCTGA
- a CDS encoding peptidoglycan recognition protein family protein yields MRVFRKARGAWTRIARRVWTRRAAVVVLGCVPGLLAVLALVVCAVGVDRTVVERERPVAAPLPAGPHRAARPVIVPRSRWLDARSTHAQPPARYDDHVVAVFVHHTDSPNAYKCADVPRIIRSLYAGQTGVRRWDDIGYNFLVDRCGTIYEGRAGGVDRAVTGAHTQGFNHGTAGIAAIGTFGAGTPVPRAMTEAIAVLAAWKLGLSDVDPRATVRLVSSNDLSRYAAGTSVVLPALAGHDAGFMTNCPGAALTSQLPGIRSRAAHLQGR; encoded by the coding sequence ATGCGTGTCTTCCGAAAGGCGCGGGGGGCATGGACGCGGATCGCGCGGAGGGTGTGGACGCGGCGTGCCGCCGTCGTCGTGCTCGGGTGCGTGCCCGGTCTGCTCGCCGTGCTCGCGCTGGTGGTGTGTGCGGTGGGGGTCGACCGGACGGTCGTCGAGCGCGAGCGGCCGGTGGCCGCGCCACTGCCCGCGGGTCCGCATCGCGCGGCGCGGCCGGTCATCGTGCCCCGGTCGCGGTGGCTGGACGCCAGGAGCACGCACGCGCAGCCACCCGCCCGCTACGACGACCACGTCGTCGCGGTCTTCGTGCACCACACCGACTCGCCGAACGCGTACAAGTGCGCCGACGTGCCCCGCATCATCCGCTCCCTCTACGCCGGTCAGACCGGTGTCCGGCGGTGGGACGACATCGGGTACAACTTCCTCGTCGACCGCTGCGGCACGATCTACGAGGGGCGGGCGGGCGGGGTCGACCGGGCCGTCACCGGTGCGCATACGCAGGGGTTCAACCATGGCACCGCGGGGATCGCGGCCATCGGTACGTTCGGGGCGGGGACGCCGGTGCCGCGGGCGATGACCGAGGCGATCGCCGTGTTGGCGGCGTGGAAGCTGGGGCTGTCCGACGTGGATCCCCGTGCCACGGTGCGGCTCGTCTCCAGCAACGACCTCAGCCGTTACGCCGCCGGTACGAGTGTGGTTCTGCCCGCGCTGGCCGGCCATGACGCCGGCTTCATGACCAACTGCCCCGGCGCGGCGCTGACGTCCCAACTCCCCGGAATCCGCTCCCGAGCCGCCCACCTCCAGGGCCGATGA
- a CDS encoding MarP family serine protease, with translation MDLLDILLLLVILAYAASGYRRGLVAGCVSLAGFVGGAVIGVWVLPWMMDLVTAGTSAATVTAVLTVLVPAVVGHELAGRLALKLRRELDQGPLRVADGVGGAAANTVAVLLVAWVAASVLGASSSTLITQSIRNSALLGAVQTAMPDTTPTWFSRATSALTEAGFPQVFNPFENEPTAGVAKPSGDSVTAAATSAAKRSTVKIEGAAGNQGREGSGFAYAAQHVMTNAHVVAGIDNPTVRVGGVGRVYSARVVFFDPRKDVAVLYVPDLRVPLLRFDDSAKRGDSAVVAGYPQDGGLDLQAATVAGRINARGQNIYNSSMVTREIYSIRSTVRPGNSGGPLLTTDGRVYGVVFARSTSDNETGYVLTAAEVAGDAQRAASATTPVDTGDLITS, from the coding sequence GTGGACCTGCTCGACATCCTGCTGTTGCTGGTGATCCTTGCCTACGCGGCGTCCGGCTACCGGCGCGGGCTGGTCGCCGGCTGTGTCTCGCTGGCCGGTTTCGTGGGCGGCGCCGTCATCGGCGTATGGGTGCTGCCGTGGATGATGGACCTGGTGACGGCGGGGACGTCGGCGGCGACGGTGACGGCCGTGCTGACGGTGCTGGTGCCCGCCGTGGTGGGCCACGAGCTGGCGGGCCGGCTGGCGCTGAAGCTGCGCCGCGAGCTGGATCAGGGGCCGCTGAGGGTGGCCGACGGGGTCGGCGGGGCGGCGGCGAACACGGTGGCGGTGCTGCTGGTGGCCTGGGTCGCCGCGAGCGTCCTGGGAGCCTCCTCGTCCACCCTCATCACCCAGTCGATCCGCAATTCCGCGCTGCTGGGCGCCGTACAGACGGCGATGCCGGACACGACGCCCACCTGGTTCTCGCGGGCCACCTCGGCGCTGACGGAGGCGGGCTTCCCGCAGGTCTTCAACCCGTTCGAGAACGAGCCGACGGCGGGTGTCGCGAAGCCCTCCGGCGACAGCGTCACCGCGGCCGCGACGAGCGCCGCCAAGCGCAGCACGGTGAAGATCGAGGGCGCCGCGGGCAACCAGGGCCGGGAGGGCAGCGGGTTCGCGTACGCGGCGCAGCACGTGATGACCAACGCCCATGTGGTGGCGGGCATCGACAACCCGACCGTGCGGGTGGGCGGTGTGGGCCGCGTGTACTCGGCGCGGGTGGTGTTCTTCGATCCGCGCAAGGACGTCGCGGTCCTGTACGTACCGGACCTCAGGGTCCCCCTCCTGCGCTTCGACGACAGCGCCAAGCGCGGCGACTCGGCGGTCGTCGCGGGCTATCCGCAGGACGGCGGTCTGGATCTCCAGGCGGCCACGGTCGCAGGCCGGATCAACGCGCGGGGCCAGAACATCTACAACTCGAGCATGGTCACCCGGGAGATCTACTCGATCCGCTCCACCGTCCGCCCCGGCAACTCCGGCGGCCCGCTCCTCACCACCGACGGCAGGGTGTACGGCGTCGTGTTCGCCCGCTCGACCTCGGACAACGAGACGGGTTACGTCCTGACGGCCGCCGAGGTCGCGGGCGACGCCCAGCGCGCGGCGTCCGCGACGACACCGGTGGACACGGGCGACCTGATCACCTCGTGA